In Chryseobacterium gotjawalense, the following are encoded in one genomic region:
- a CDS encoding YCF48-related protein — translation MKQKLLFLIIFNSFLFQAQNTWSLKYTFTDHFQNKYASFIDENKGFVVGFSNDGKGTIKYTADGGTTWAEIFKQNNVSFAPSITYLDENIIWAYQGQNIYKTQNNGVTWSTATISNALGYLKSLRFTSLNDGVMTTSTAMYKTTDGGVNWILFKTYNLTDFDLISTGKSINRNTGFGYGIADKKIFQTTDFGENWTEIFTMPSTPTAQTYKFTGVNFRGFVTGEYNYGTLGYDGTTFKKVGNTWQKLVNNFIRFACSGSYSDNLFIGYADKNIYNIESKAILFTVPSTDYISSFEFIGNIGYAVGSNTFYKSSNLLSTNEKISKKFTIFTNAGFVIIKSENYNGEITIFDIIGRQIVSNQKIGKNETKQISLKGGIYIVKTKSGNEITSQKILIR, via the coding sequence ATGAAACAAAAATTACTTTTTTTAATTATTTTCAATTCCTTCCTTTTTCAAGCACAAAATACTTGGAGTTTGAAATATACTTTCACTGACCATTTTCAAAATAAATATGCTTCATTCATTGATGAAAATAAAGGTTTTGTCGTAGGTTTTAGCAACGATGGAAAAGGAACCATAAAATATACTGCGGATGGCGGAACAACTTGGGCAGAAATTTTTAAGCAAAATAATGTAAGTTTTGCACCATCAATAACATATTTAGATGAAAACATAATTTGGGCTTATCAAGGACAAAACATTTATAAAACACAGAATAATGGAGTGACATGGTCAACTGCAACAATTAGTAATGCATTAGGTTATTTAAAAAGTTTACGGTTTACTTCATTAAATGATGGCGTTATGACTACTTCGACTGCAATGTATAAAACTACTGATGGAGGAGTAAATTGGATTTTATTTAAAACTTACAATTTAACAGATTTCGATTTAATTTCTACTGGAAAAAGTATAAATCGAAATACAGGTTTTGGTTACGGTATTGCAGATAAAAAAATATTTCAAACTACAGACTTTGGTGAAAACTGGACGGAAATTTTTACAATGCCCTCAACACCAACTGCACAAACTTACAAATTTACAGGAGTTAATTTTAGAGGATTTGTAACTGGCGAATATAATTATGGAACACTAGGGTATGATGGAACAACATTTAAGAAAGTTGGTAATACTTGGCAAAAACTCGTAAATAATTTTATCAGATTTGCTTGTTCAGGTTCATATTCTGATAATTTATTTATTGGATATGCCGACAAGAATATTTACAATATTGAATCTAAAGCAATTTTATTTACTGTTCCAAGTACAGATTATATTAGTAGTTTTGAATTTATTGGTAATATCGGTTATGCTGTTGGAAGTAATACGTTTTATAAAAGTTCAAATCTATTATCAACTAATGAAAAAATATCTAAAAAATTTACTATTTTCACAAACGCTGGTTTCGTAATAATTAAATCCGAAAATTATAACGGGGAGATTACCATATTTGACATTATCGGTCGACAAATTGTTTCGAACCAAAAAATCGGGAAAAATGAGACAAAACAGATTTCGTTAAAAGGTGGGATTTACATTGTAAAAACAAAATCTGGAAATGAAATTACTTCACAAAAAATACTAATCCGATAA
- a CDS encoding DUF6155 family protein produces the protein MGLTDIKKELKKLDKDKLIDLVADLYKKNKSVKEFFDFYVNPNERELFEKYRDKVFEAFYPKRGYNYKLKDGKQAISDFKKLGTSLDLLADLMLFYVETGVKFTNDFGDINETFYKSVSTTFVDSLTLMRKENLLDKFEDRVGKVVDDTSGIGWGFHDYLVQVWVDFYPTEDEEDFEEEINETEQKGKIIKLGRQ, from the coding sequence ATGGGACTGACCGACATAAAAAAGGAACTTAAAAAACTCGACAAGGACAAACTTATTGACCTAGTTGCTGACTTGTACAAAAAGAACAAATCTGTAAAAGAGTTTTTTGACTTTTATGTAAATCCTAACGAGAGAGAACTTTTTGAAAAGTATCGTGACAAAGTGTTTGAAGCGTTTTACCCTAAACGTGGTTACAACTACAAACTTAAAGACGGCAAACAAGCAATTAGCGACTTTAAAAAACTTGGGACATCATTAGACTTACTTGCTGACCTAATGCTATTCTACGTTGAGACAGGAGTGAAATTCACGAATGACTTTGGTGACATTAATGAGACCTTTTATAAAAGTGTCTCGACAACTTTTGTTGACAGCTTGACTTTAATGAGAAAAGAAAATCTTTTAGACAAATTTGAAGACCGAGTTGGAAAAGTTGTTGACGACACGAGTGGAATTGGTTGGGGTTTTCACGACTATTTAGTACAAGTATGGGTTGACTTTTATCCGACAGAAGATGAAGAAGACTTTGAAGAAGAAATCAATGAAACAGAACAAAAGGGAAAAATAATAAAACTTGGCAGACAATGA
- a CDS encoding LptA/OstA family protein, producing the protein MKNSIKILALGLLFITSQNTFAQNVDEKVKSGNLALKADNIKIDNKTNVVVYEGNVSLSSDNVTFDCADKIVFDTNQQKMEIYKPQNFKFISMKTLMLKNQDKPNFDFVTFYTKEGRLEL; encoded by the coding sequence ATGAAAAATTCCATAAAAATTTTAGCACTTGGACTTCTGTTCATCACTTCTCAAAATACTTTTGCACAGAATGTAGATGAAAAAGTCAAATCTGGAAATTTAGCTTTAAAAGCTGATAACATAAAAATTGATAATAAGACTAATGTCGTCGTATATGAAGGAAACGTTTCATTGAGTTCGGATAACGTCACATTTGATTGTGCAGACAAAATTGTATTCGATACTAACCAGCAAAAAATGGAAATTTATAAACCCCAAAATTTTAAATTTATTTCCATGAAAACTCTAATGCTCAAAAACCAGGATAAACCAAATTTCGATTTTGTTACTTTTTATACTAAGGAAGGTCGGTTAGAATTATAA
- a CDS encoding AAA family ATPase — translation MEINFTGKFKSITSFNWTEIPDFVIITGPNGTGKSQLLDLIHNTIINKQGTSERVSISGKSIQPNEVTFLKGEWQLQNTSHVNLSTIQQQLDSYYNNFKSGNYNHNHEHQIKMYWACQEIVRKTGKQFNTVTKEEFNKYFPEILLEQESQLSQKIAEVFYNYRLSEIELKAKGISEEEILKTVGEKPWVVLREIIKESKLPFDINDPSNNGFRDDFQLKLTHQILNEEINFNDLSSGEKVLIALVFYLYNSQEKQVFPKLLLLDEPDAHLHPSMSQQFLNVIKNVLVDKFGVQVIMTTHSPSTVMLAPNESIYEMSRVEPRIKKSPSKNHSVSLLTAGLVYVGEGTKYFLVEDNDDVLFYSFVYNQLTIENQINADIPLVFIPASTKDKSGGKDIVQNWVNKLQDSGLVNIVQGLIDADSGNAVSEGIYKIDRYSIENYLVDPILVYAALIDKERNPSIQDLKLNIGEEYKLKSLPADTLQKVADTIISLVEPELKNYFPDFDHTKETEKVEVSFINGTKLLYPKWLFTRRGKTILNEVYNKIFTSPIINFSTLFKAMRKLNMFPKDLMDKLTEMKTGANSGLA, via the coding sequence ATGGAAATAAATTTTACTGGAAAATTCAAATCTATCACTAGCTTTAACTGGACTGAAATTCCTGATTTCGTAATTATTACTGGACCTAACGGTACAGGTAAATCTCAACTTTTAGATTTAATACACAATACTATAATAAATAAACAAGGAACTTCAGAGAGAGTTAGCATCTCTGGAAAATCAATACAGCCAAATGAGGTTACATTCCTTAAGGGTGAGTGGCAGTTACAGAACACTTCCCATGTTAATTTATCTACTATTCAACAACAATTAGACAGTTACTACAACAATTTTAAGAGTGGGAATTACAATCATAATCACGAACATCAAATTAAAATGTATTGGGCTTGCCAAGAAATAGTTCGAAAAACAGGCAAGCAATTTAATACCGTCACAAAAGAAGAATTTAATAAATATTTTCCTGAAATACTTTTAGAGCAGGAAAGTCAATTAAGCCAAAAAATTGCGGAGGTATTTTATAATTATAGATTATCAGAAATTGAACTTAAGGCTAAAGGCATATCAGAAGAAGAAATCCTCAAAACTGTTGGAGAAAAACCCTGGGTGGTTTTAAGGGAAATCATAAAAGAATCAAAGCTCCCATTTGATATTAATGACCCTTCTAATAATGGGTTTCGAGATGATTTTCAATTAAAATTAACGCATCAAATTTTAAACGAAGAAATAAACTTTAATGACTTATCGTCAGGGGAAAAAGTTCTAATCGCACTTGTATTTTACCTGTATAATTCTCAAGAAAAACAAGTATTCCCTAAATTATTACTTTTAGATGAGCCCGATGCTCACTTGCATCCTTCCATGTCACAACAATTTTTGAATGTGATAAAGAATGTTCTTGTAGACAAATTTGGAGTTCAAGTAATAATGACCACACACTCCCCATCAACAGTTATGCTTGCACCTAATGAATCAATTTATGAAATGTCAAGAGTTGAGCCAAGGATTAAAAAATCTCCGTCAAAAAACCATTCTGTTTCTCTGTTGACAGCAGGTTTAGTTTATGTTGGTGAAGGGACAAAATATTTTTTGGTTGAAGACAACGATGATGTTTTATTTTATTCATTTGTATACAATCAATTAACTATAGAAAATCAAATTAACGCAGATATTCCCTTAGTTTTTATTCCTGCATCAACAAAAGATAAATCCGGAGGAAAAGATATAGTTCAAAATTGGGTAAATAAATTGCAAGATTCTGGATTGGTTAATATTGTTCAAGGACTAATTGATGCTGATAGCGGTAATGCAGTTTCAGAGGGTATTTATAAAATAGACCGATACAGTATTGAAAATTATTTGGTTGACCCAATCCTTGTTTACGCAGCCCTAATTGACAAAGAAAGAAATCCATCTATTCAAGATCTAAAATTGAATATAGGCGAAGAATACAAGCTAAAATCACTTCCCGCGGACACTTTGCAAAAAGTAGCCGACACTATAATTTCACTAGTGGAGCCTGAGTTAAAAAACTATTTTCCTGATTTTGACCATACAAAGGAAACAGAAAAAGTAGAAGTATCATTTATAAATGGCACAAAATTATTATATCCAAAATGGTTGTTTACTCGACGTGGAAAGACTATTCTTAATGAAGTATACAATAAAATCTTCACAAGTCCCATAATAAACTTTTCGACTTTATTCAAAGCGATGCGTAAATTAAACATGTTTCCAAAAGACCTTATGGACAAACTAACAGAAATGAAAACGGGTGCTAACAGCGGTTTGGCGTAA
- a CDS encoding GLPGLI family protein, translating to MNIIFSFFIFLISVQIYSQDVAKIKVTYETKFVNDSVNKEKIETYDYILLANESKSLYFFESAKIFFNRADNQGEKIVTSVGQIPRYPKYVGSVLKLEEKTLAFLPVGKYIFKFIEPALEWKILDEKKEIMGYQCRLAETKTDNNDHFYAWFTEDIPISDGPFRFKGLSGLILEVYNKNNTIKIFATELKKSNEEIELIQYTNLVETKNKKQYLEARKNYIENPSIYNGNIKIFDATGKDLTNRISERLKKVNVYLD from the coding sequence ATGAACATTATTTTTTCATTTTTTATTTTTCTAATTTCAGTGCAAATCTACAGTCAAGATGTAGCAAAAATTAAGGTGACTTACGAAACGAAATTTGTAAATGATTCAGTAAACAAAGAAAAAATTGAAACTTATGATTACATACTTTTAGCGAATGAATCAAAATCTTTATACTTTTTTGAAAGCGCAAAAATATTCTTTAATCGAGCTGACAATCAAGGTGAAAAAATTGTAACAAGCGTTGGACAAATACCTAGATACCCAAAATATGTAGGTAGTGTTTTAAAATTGGAAGAAAAAACATTAGCATTTCTACCAGTTGGAAAGTATATTTTCAAATTCATTGAACCTGCACTTGAATGGAAAATATTAGATGAAAAAAAAGAAATAATGGGTTATCAATGTAGACTTGCAGAAACTAAAACAGATAATAATGACCATTTTTATGCTTGGTTTACTGAAGATATTCCAATAAGTGATGGACCGTTTAGATTTAAAGGTTTGTCAGGTCTTATTTTAGAAGTTTACAATAAAAACAATACCATAAAGATCTTTGCAACTGAATTGAAGAAATCTAACGAAGAAATTGAACTTATTCAGTATACTAATCTGGTGGAAACTAAAAATAAAAAACAATATTTAGAAGCGAGAAAAAACTACATTGAAAATCCTTCAATTTATAATGGAAACATCAAGATTTTTGATGCAACAGGAAAAGATTTGACAAATAGAATTTCTGAAAGGTTAAAAAAAGTAAATGTTTACTTGGACTAA
- a CDS encoding carboxypeptidase-like regulatory domain-containing protein gives MKKHFLLLVIFITNFCFAQIISGSLISSEDNTPIQFAKIGFENIEKGTFSDEKGDFSIDLTNIDGNSIIKIEIAGFESYKISVANLMKLNSTTIDLNPKVINIQEVEISSKKYVVKNVGYNSKSKKIHLDYLSKNSSIAIKKYTLEELEKPQAEIAVPIQAKTKSKINKININFAKFEVSNPIPARFIIYSELDGKPDKILNSEDIFFSVSSDNIKDNVFTLDVSDKNIWFKDKIFVSFQPLDRNFKGSFWISAGFFGSSYFRNFVEKWRKLPASLVPSINIDVKTEK, from the coding sequence ATGAAGAAACATTTTTTATTGTTAGTAATTTTTATTACAAATTTTTGTTTTGCGCAAATTATTTCAGGAAGTTTAATCTCTAGTGAAGACAACACCCCAATTCAATTTGCAAAAATTGGCTTTGAAAATATTGAGAAAGGAACTTTCAGCGATGAAAAAGGAGACTTTTCAATTGATTTAACAAATATTGATGGGAATTCAATTATAAAAATTGAAATTGCAGGTTTTGAAAGTTACAAAATTAGCGTTGCGAATTTAATGAAACTTAATTCTACAACAATTGACCTGAATCCCAAAGTAATAAACATCCAAGAAGTTGAAATTTCAAGCAAAAAGTATGTTGTGAAAAATGTAGGATATAACTCTAAATCAAAGAAAATACATTTAGATTATCTTTCTAAAAATTCTTCAATTGCCATTAAAAAATATACACTAGAAGAATTGGAAAAACCACAAGCCGAGATTGCAGTTCCTATTCAGGCAAAAACCAAATCTAAAATAAATAAAATCAATATTAATTTTGCAAAATTTGAAGTAAGCAATCCAATACCTGCACGATTTATCATTTATTCTGAATTGGATGGGAAACCAGACAAAATTTTAAATTCGGAAGACATTTTCTTTTCTGTAAGCAGTGATAATATTAAAGACAATGTTTTCACTTTAGATGTTTCTGACAAAAACATTTGGTTTAAAGATAAGATTTTCGTTAGTTTTCAACCACTTGATAGAAATTTCAAAGGGAGTTTTTGGATAAGCGCAGGATTTTTTGGAAGTTCATATTTCCGAAATTTTGTAGAGAAATGGAGAAAACTTCCTGCAAGTCTGGTTCCTTCAATAAATATTGATGTTAAAACAGAGAAATAA
- a CDS encoding TlpA family protein disulfide reductase, whose protein sequence is MNISAKLFEKDSLFISPVEYSKYSEMVIHTNDDVKYNNQFSSATTKVNNGKTIVSGVTKYPILVNISYYDPKINGGYVSKPFIIENLKYVIYIKDKFLEFDLESKSSANKDFQNIENLTKNITDKLLTFQNNDPKFIVEKQKTIRNLIKKDPSSFGAFWVIVNDYSRFGFNNIYLENLKLFSKKIKDTKAYKEFLKDMKIENSTEIGGNLPTLKFDNANQISKVDFQNYQLTLIDYWATSCKPCIEDLPKLVELYNKYKEKGINFISVADENEKQKKDLANKILTENKVTWKNYFDVNKEFPKKLNSKGYPLQILVDSNGKIVEKKYGGLEDIIKLLEKY, encoded by the coding sequence ATGAACATTTCAGCGAAACTATTTGAAAAAGATTCCCTGTTTATTTCGCCTGTCGAATATTCAAAATATTCAGAAATGGTAATTCACACAAATGATGATGTGAAATATAACAATCAATTTAGTTCCGCAACCACAAAAGTAAATAATGGGAAAACGATAGTATCGGGAGTTACAAAATATCCTATTTTAGTAAACATTTCATATTATGACCCTAAAATAAATGGAGGTTATGTTTCAAAACCGTTTATTATAGAAAATTTAAAATATGTTATTTACATTAAAGACAAGTTTTTAGAATTTGATTTGGAATCTAAATCATCCGCAAACAAAGATTTTCAAAATATAGAAAATTTAACAAAAAATATTACCGACAAACTTCTTACATTTCAAAATAATGACCCAAAATTCATAGTTGAAAAACAAAAAACAATAAGAAATTTGATAAAAAAAGATCCAAGTTCTTTCGGTGCATTTTGGGTAATTGTAAACGATTATAGTAGATTTGGTTTTAATAATATTTATTTAGAAAATCTAAAACTTTTTTCTAAAAAAATAAAAGATACGAAGGCTTACAAAGAGTTCTTAAAAGATATGAAAATTGAAAATTCAACGGAAATTGGTGGTAATCTTCCGACTTTAAAATTTGATAATGCAAACCAAATTTCAAAAGTCGATTTTCAAAATTACCAGTTAACTTTAATTGATTATTGGGCAACAAGTTGCAAACCTTGTATAGAAGACCTTCCTAAACTTGTAGAACTTTATAATAAATATAAAGAGAAAGGAATAAATTTTATTTCTGTAGCAGATGAAAACGAAAAACAAAAAAAGGACTTGGCAAATAAAATTTTAACCGAAAATAAAGTAACTTGGAAAAATTATTTTGATGTCAACAAGGAATTTCCCAAAAAACTTAATTCAAAAGGTTATCCACTTCAAATTTTAGTGGACAGCAATGGTAAAATAGTAGAAAAAAAATACGGAGGATTGGAAGATATTATAAAATTACTCGAAAAATATTAA
- a CDS encoding DUF4386 domain-containing protein — MISDKNLARIAGFCYLIVIATGLFSEVFVRQSLRVSNDALATAHNIQTNEMLFRLGFVADLVNFVAGIPTILIIYHFFKKSNKIILQIALALVIIQTAIIAVNLLNQITPLLLLSNDTYLNTFQPNQLATLSLLSLNIQAQGYGIGLVFFGFYCMLIGYIIFKTNAIPKIVGVAYALAGLCYLINSFTMFLSKGFSNPLFIYLAIPIFIGELGLCLWLLIKGIDTTKLENKS, encoded by the coding sequence ATGATTTCAGATAAAAATTTAGCACGAATTGCAGGCTTTTGTTATTTAATTGTAATAGCTACAGGATTATTTTCAGAAGTTTTTGTTAGACAATCATTAAGAGTCTCAAACGATGCTTTAGCAACTGCCCACAACATTCAAACTAATGAAATGCTTTTTCGTTTGGGTTTTGTGGCTGACCTTGTCAATTTTGTAGCTGGCATACCCACAATATTGATAATATATCACTTTTTCAAAAAGTCAAATAAAATTATTCTGCAAATTGCTTTAGCATTAGTTATTATTCAAACGGCAATTATTGCAGTCAATCTATTAAATCAAATTACACCATTGTTACTATTAAGCAATGACACTTACTTAAATACTTTTCAACCTAACCAATTAGCAACACTTTCACTTTTGTCCTTAAATATTCAAGCACAAGGTTATGGTATTGGTTTAGTATTCTTTGGATTTTATTGTATGTTAATTGGATATATAATTTTCAAAACTAATGCAATACCTAAAATTGTTGGAGTAGCTTATGCATTAGCGGGACTCTGTTACTTGATAAATAGTTTTACAATGTTTCTCTCAAAAGGATTTTCTAATCCACTATTCATTTACCTTGCAATTCCAATTTTTATAGGCGAATTAGGTCTTTGTTTATGGTTACTCATAAAAGGTATTGACACTACAAAATTAGAAAACAAAAGTTGA
- a CDS encoding cation-translocating P-type ATPase, whose amino-acid sequence MSKEIQQWFTQSVPETLNKLSLDSDNGLSEVEALKRKERFGPNALKAKTKKPVYKIFLSQLKDWLIYILFAAVIITVFMGEYIDASIIILVILLNAAIGTYQEVKAGKAIEALLKMSSPKALVKRNGQTKEIDGAELVPGDLIILDAGRIIPADLRLLETVNLQIEESSLTGEAVPVLKNAAATLTDLNLPIADRENMAFMSTVVTAGRGSGIVVETGMNTEVGKIADLLDNDFQMKTPLEKKLSDLGKTLGKIAVGICIVIFGISWFQGRDPAEMFLISVSLAVASIPEGLAAIVAVVLSIGVTAMSKKNAIIRKLPAVETLGSVNIICSDKTGTFTLNKMTVTELYTADGLVLLDLLKKNTVSDSYRKLSEGMILCSDATLENDAATGDPTEIALLILGDQIGLDRTGLIQKNERIAENPFESNRKMMSVLIKSGNEVTVYTKGALDNLLKLVTKVYDKDEIRNITPEDIKNFRHAARKMSDNALRTLALAYKSADMSTPPDQMEKDLVLIGLVGMIDPAREEVKPAITLAKQAGIKTVMITGDHKNTALAIAKNLEVADNMDQVLTGPELDELSDEELQQKVGNYRVFARVSPQHKVKIVQAFQANGNVVSMTGDGVNDGPSLQVADIGVAMGITGTDVAKNAADMILTDDNFSTIVVAIEQGRNIFNNIKKSVLFLLTCNLGEVLAMFIPLSLGWPSPLIATQLLWINLLTDSLPAIALGMDESDSEVMKDKPRKFSDNFFSNGGGIQVFSGGILIGAITIFAFWYGFYEMGSSPFDKDIPEEVLKNARTLTFLVLVFAQLFYSFGLRNSKKPFYQFNILGNKFLNSTLLLGIFLQLMLLFIPVLRTAFKLHIPDAKGWMVALSLGIIPFIVLEISKIFTLKKN is encoded by the coding sequence ATGTCTAAAGAAATACAACAGTGGTTTACCCAGTCCGTCCCGGAAACTTTAAATAAACTTTCCCTGGATTCAGACAATGGCCTGTCGGAAGTGGAAGCTCTGAAAAGGAAAGAACGTTTCGGGCCAAATGCATTAAAAGCAAAGACGAAAAAACCAGTCTATAAAATTTTCCTTTCGCAATTAAAAGACTGGCTGATCTATATTCTTTTTGCGGCGGTGATCATCACAGTTTTCATGGGGGAATATATTGATGCCAGCATTATCATTTTGGTTATTCTCCTCAATGCCGCCATTGGAACCTATCAGGAAGTAAAAGCAGGCAAAGCTATTGAGGCGTTGTTGAAAATGTCGTCTCCCAAAGCCTTAGTAAAAAGAAACGGACAAACGAAAGAAATCGACGGTGCAGAACTTGTTCCCGGTGATCTTATTATTTTAGATGCCGGTCGGATAATCCCGGCAGATTTGCGTTTGCTGGAAACGGTGAATTTACAGATTGAAGAATCGTCACTCACCGGCGAAGCGGTTCCTGTACTTAAAAATGCGGCCGCCACTTTAACAGATCTCAATTTACCAATCGCTGACCGGGAGAATATGGCTTTTATGTCAACGGTTGTTACGGCCGGTCGTGGCAGTGGAATCGTAGTAGAGACCGGAATGAATACCGAAGTCGGGAAAATTGCTGACCTTCTTGATAACGATTTTCAGATGAAGACTCCGTTGGAAAAAAAATTAAGCGATCTTGGGAAAACCCTGGGAAAAATTGCGGTGGGAATCTGTATCGTCATCTTTGGGATTTCCTGGTTTCAGGGAAGGGATCCGGCCGAAATGTTCCTGATATCCGTTTCTTTGGCAGTTGCTTCTATTCCCGAAGGTTTGGCCGCAATTGTAGCGGTGGTACTTTCCATTGGTGTTACCGCCATGTCTAAAAAAAATGCGATTATCCGTAAACTGCCGGCGGTGGAAACTTTAGGTTCCGTGAACATCATCTGCTCGGATAAAACAGGGACATTTACGCTCAATAAAATGACCGTAACCGAACTCTATACCGCAGACGGTTTAGTCCTGTTGGATTTACTTAAAAAAAATACTGTTTCTGACTCCTACCGCAAATTATCTGAAGGGATGATTCTATGTTCAGACGCAACCCTGGAAAATGATGCGGCCACAGGTGACCCAACAGAAATTGCCCTGCTCATTCTGGGCGATCAGATCGGTCTTGACAGAACAGGATTAATACAAAAAAATGAGCGGATTGCTGAGAACCCTTTTGAAAGCAACCGAAAAATGATGTCGGTTTTGATCAAATCAGGAAATGAGGTTACGGTTTATACGAAAGGCGCTTTAGACAATTTATTAAAGCTGGTAACGAAGGTTTATGATAAAGATGAAATAAGAAACATCACCCCGGAGGATATTAAAAACTTTCGGCATGCGGCCAGAAAAATGTCGGACAATGCATTACGAACACTCGCTCTCGCTTATAAATCTGCTGATATGAGCACTCCTCCTGATCAAATGGAAAAAGATTTGGTTTTAATCGGTTTGGTCGGAATGATCGATCCGGCGCGCGAAGAAGTAAAACCGGCAATTACATTGGCAAAACAGGCCGGTATAAAAACTGTTATGATTACAGGAGATCACAAAAACACGGCTTTAGCCATTGCGAAAAATCTCGAAGTTGCCGATAATATGGATCAGGTGTTGACAGGTCCGGAACTGGATGAATTAAGTGATGAGGAACTGCAGCAGAAAGTCGGAAACTACCGGGTCTTTGCAAGGGTTTCACCGCAGCATAAAGTGAAAATCGTTCAGGCGTTTCAGGCCAACGGAAATGTCGTTTCCATGACGGGTGATGGTGTTAATGACGGTCCCTCGCTTCAGGTTGCAGACATCGGCGTCGCTATGGGTATTACGGGAACCGATGTCGCAAAAAACGCGGCAGACATGATTCTCACCGACGATAATTTTTCTACTATCGTGGTTGCCATTGAACAGGGAAGAAACATCTTTAATAATATTAAAAAATCGGTCCTGTTTCTGTTGACCTGCAATCTGGGCGAAGTCCTCGCCATGTTTATCCCACTCTCTTTAGGATGGCCTTCACCATTAATTGCTACACAGCTTTTATGGATTAATTTATTAACGGATTCACTTCCTGCAATCGCTCTTGGAATGGATGAGAGTGATTCTGAAGTAATGAAGGATAAACCCAGAAAATTCAGTGATAATTTCTTTTCTAATGGTGGCGGAATTCAGGTATTTTCAGGAGGTATTTTGATTGGAGCGATAACCATTTTCGCGTTCTGGTATGGGTTTTATGAAATGGGATCCTCCCCTTTTGATAAAGATATTCCGGAAGAAGTACTTAAAAATGCACGAACTTTAACATTCCTGGTTTTGGTATTTGCCCAACTCTTCTACTCGTTCGGTTTGCGAAACAGTAAAAAACCTTTTTATCAATTTAATATTCTGGGCAACAAATTTTTAAACAGCACCCTTCTTTTAGGAATATTCCTGCAGTTGATGCTGTTATTTATTCCTGTTTTACGTACCGCGTTCAAGCTCCATATCCCAGATGCGAAAGGTTGGATGGTCGCTTTATCACTCGGTATAATACCATTTATTGTCTTAGAAATTTCTAAAATATTTACACTGAAAAAAAACTAA